One genomic region from Geotrypetes seraphini chromosome 13, aGeoSer1.1, whole genome shotgun sequence encodes:
- the BTG2 gene encoding protein BTG2, which yields MLAEVAVAVSFVARLLRSRGRVSDEQLRLFGRALREALTEHYRHHWFPEKPSKGSGYRCIRINRRMDPIIGKVASRTGLGSQELHRLLPSELTLWIDPFEVSYRIGEDGSICVLYEAGPGTPCGLQSCKEQRGPAESCLLAVTG from the exons ATGCTGGCGGAGGTGGCGGTGGCCGTGAGCTTCGTGGCCCGGCTGCTGCGGAGCCGCGGCCGAGTGAGCGACGAGCAGCTGCGGCTGTTCGGCCGGGCGCTGCGGGAAGCGCTGACGG AGCACTACCGGCACCACTGGTTCCCCGAGAAGCCCTCCAAGGGCTCCGGCTACCGTTGCATCCGGATCAACCGCAGAATGGACCCCATCATCGGCAAGGTGGCGAGCCGCACTGGACTGGGTAGCCAAGAGCTGCACCGGCTCCTGCCCAGCGAGCTGACCCTGTGGATCGACCCCTTCGAGGTGTCCTATCGCATCGGGGAGGACGGCTCCATCTGCGTGCTTTATGAAGCCGGGCCTGGGACCCCCTGCGGGCTGCAGAGCTGCAAAGAGCAGAGGGGTCCTGCCGAGAGCTGCCTGCTGGCTGTGACCGGCTAG
- the FMOD gene encoding fibromodulin: MKWILILITVSLWEISQCQYEEDTLWWLSYMQNQFYNYDSFYEEDRTPSSQDCPLECDCPPSFPTAMYCDSRNLKHLPYVPSRMKYVYFQNNQISSVQDDAFENATGLMWVVLNDNQIGSEKIGGKVFSKLKNLERLYLDSNNLSRVPSSLPRSLRELHLSSNLLGRLPSNALEGLENLTALHLHDNQIQDVGGVFKWLKSLVILDLSNNNLRKVPDGLPTSLQQIYLEFNHLSTIPDEYFRALPNIQYVRLSHNQLTNDGIPSNPFNTTSLLELDLSYNNLQRIPPVNTNLEHFYLQGNQITEFSIGSFCKSVDIINFSRIQVLRLDGNIIQQNDIPPDTPLCLRQASLIDI; encoded by the exons ATGAAGTGGATTTTGATACTGATTACTGTTTCACTATGGGAAATATCTCAGTGCCAGTACGAGGAAGACACCCTCTGGTGGCTTTCCTATATGCAGAATCAGTTTTATAACTATGATTCATTTTACGAGGAAGACAGAACGCCATCCTCCCAGGACTGCCCCCTGGAATGTGACTGCCCACCCAGCTTCCCCACCGCTATGTATTGCGACAGCCGCAACCTGAAACATTTGCCCTATGTACCTTCAAGAATGAAGTATGTTTATTTTCAAAACAACCAAATTAGCTCGGTCCAAGATGATGCTTTTGAAAATGCCACAGGTTTGATGTGGGTGGTACTGAATGACAACCAGATTGGTAGTGAAAAGATAGGCGGGAAggttttctccaagctgaaaaatcTGGAGAGACTGTACCTGGACAGCAATAACCTCAGTAGGGTGCCTAGTAGTCTTCCGCGATCTCTGAGGGAACTCCATCTGTCTTCAAACCTACTGGGTAGGCTCCCAAGCAATGCGCTGGAGGGTTTGGAGAACCTGACCGCCCTCCATCTTCATGACAATCAGATCCAGGATGTAGGAGGAGTATTCAAGTGGTTAAAATCCTTGGTCATTCTTGACTTGAGCAACAACAACCTCAGGAAGGTCCCCGATGGCCTGCCAACCTCTTTGCAGCAAATCTACCTGGAGTTCAACCATCTCAGCACAATCCCGGATGAGTACTTCAGGGCCCTTCCCAACATACAATATGTTAGACTCTCTCACAACCAGCTGACGAATGATGGGATCCCTTCCAATCCCTTCAACACAACCAGTTTGCTCGAACTGGATTTATCCTATAATAATCTCCAAAGGATTCCTCCTGTCAACACCAACCTTGAGCATTTCTATCTTCAAGGAAACCAGATAACAG AATTCTCCATCGGCAGTTTCTGCAAGAGTGTTGATATCATCAACTTCTCCAGAATCCAGGTGCTGAGACTGGATGGTAATATAATTCAACAAAACGACATCCCTCCAGACACGCCTCTCTGCCTGCGCCAGGCCAGCCTCATAGATATCTAA